GTCCTTCCTAATACAAGAACCTTCAATACTATAGAAGAAAAAATTAATTACTTGATCGACAATGATTATTTAGAAACAGCATTTATTGAAAAATATTCTATGGCTTTTATTGAACAATTATACACATTTCTTGCTGAACAACATTTTGAATTTAAATCATTTATGGCAGCTTACAAGTTTTATTCACAATATGCGCTTAAAAACAATGAAGGAACTGAATACTTAGAAAGTTATGAAGACCGTGTGGCTTTTAATGCCTTGTATTTCGCTGACGGAAATGAAGAATTAGCTTTAATTCTAGCCGACGAAATGATCCACCAACGTTATCAACCTGCTACACCTTCTTTCTTGAATGCTGGACGTAAACGCCGTGGCGAGCTTGTTTCTTGTTTCTTGATTCAAGTAACAGATGATATGAACAGCATTGGTCGTTCAATCAACTCAGCTTTACAGTTATCACGTATCGGTGGCGGTGTGGGTATCACATTAGCAAACTTACGTGAGGCAGGTGCACCCATTAAAGGATACGAAGGAGCTGCCAGCGGCGTAGTTCCTGTCATGAAATTGTTCGAAGATAGCTTTAGCTATTCTAATCAATTAGGCCAACGTCAAGGTGCTGGAGTAGTGTATCTAAACGTCTTCCATCCAGATATCGAAATGTTCCTTTCAACGAAGAAAGAAAATGCGGATGAAAAAGTTCGTGTGAAGACTTTATCTTTAGGCGTTGTGGTTCCTGATAAATTTTACGAATTAGCACGTAATAATGAAGATATGTATCTATTTAGCCCATACAGTGTTGAACGTGAGTATGGTGTGCCATTCTCTTATGTTGATATTACAAAAGAATACGATAATCTTGTGGCTAACCCTAAGATTCGTAAACGTAAAATCAAAGCCCGTGATCTAGAAAATGAAATTTCTAAATTACAACAGGAATCCGGCTATCCATATATCATCAACATTGATACAGCGAACAGAAGCAATCCAGCTTATGGCAAAATCATCATGAGTAACTTATGTTCAGAAATCTTACAAGTTCAAACACCATCAGTTTTAAATGGCAAACAAGAATATGAAACACTTGGTACAGATATCAGCTGTAACTTAGGTTCAACCAACATCGTCAATTTGATGGACAGTCCTGACTTTGGTAAATCAGTTCGTGCTATGACACGTGCCTTAACATTTGTTACGGACGCGTCAGATATCGATGTGGTTCCTTCTATTCAAAACGGAAACAGATTAAGTCATACAATCGGACTTGGTGCGATGGGCCTGCATACGTTCTTTGCTAAAAATCATATGGAATATGGTTCTAAAGATTCACTAGATTTCACCAATGTTTACTTTACTTTATTGAACTACTGGACTTTAGTAGAAAGCAATAACATTGCTAAACAATACAATGAAACCTTCCATAATTTTGAAAAATCCGATTATGCTAATGGTTCCTATTTTGATAAATATATTGAAGGAGATTTCACTCCACAATCAGATAAAGTCAAAGAAATTTTTAAAGACATTTTTGTTCCAACTTCTGAAGACTGGGCAAACTTACGTGATGCAGTGAAAAAAGACGGTCTATATCACCAAAATCGGTTAGCTGTCGCTCCGAATGGTTCTATTTCTTATATCAATGATACAAGTGCTAGTATCCACCCAATCACTCGCATGATTGAAGAGCGCCAAGAAAAGAAAATCGGTAAAATTTATTACCCAGCTCCTCATTTAGCAAATGACACAATTCCTTATTACACATCTGCTTATGATATGGATATGCGTAAAGTGATCGATGTTTATGCAACAGCGCAACAACATGTGGATCAAGGTATGAGTTTAACATTGTTTATGCGTTCTGAAATTCCAGAAGGTTTATATGAATGGAAAGATTCACCAAAACAAACAACTCGTGATCTGAATATTTTACGCCACTATGCTTTCCATAAAGGTGTTAAATCAATTTATTATGTACGAACATTTACTGATGATGCCGAAGAAATTGGAAGTAACCAATGTGAGAGTTGTGTCATCTAAAAATTGAAACCAACAAACTCGTAAAAAAACAAACAAGGCGCCCTCTGGTCGCCTTGTTCCATGATTTATTGTATTGGTAATGAGGAGGAAAATACATGGCAACGTATTATGAAGCAATTAACTGGAATGCTATCGAAGATGTAATCGATAAATCAACTTGGGAAAAGCTAACGGAACAATTTTGGTTAGATACTCGTATCCCTCTATCAAATGATCTAGATGACTGGAGAACTCTTTCAGACCTCGAAAAAACAACTGTAGGCTATGTCTTTGGCGGTTTGACACTATTAGATACTGTTCAGTCTGAAAGTGGGATGGAACAGTTAAGAAATGATGTCCGTACACCACATGAAGAAGCTGTTTTAAACAATATCCAGTTTATGGAATCTGTTCATGCAAAAAGCTATTCATCAATCTTTAGTACATTAAATACTAAAAAAGAAATCGATGATATCTTCGAATGGACAAATACCAATGTGTATTTGCAAACTAAAGCTGAGAAAATCAACGAGATTTATAAAAATGGTACACCGTTAGAAAAGAAAGTTGCTAGTGTGTTTTTAGAAACTTTCTTATTCTACTCTGGTTTTTATACGCCTTTGTACTACTTAGGAAATAACAAACTAGCAAATGTCGCTGAAATCATCAAATTAATCATTCGTGATGAATCTGTTCATGGTACTTATATTGGATACAAATTCCAATTAGGGTTTAACGAATTAACTGAAGCAGAACAAAATGATATGAAAGATTGGATGTATAATCTTCTTTACGAGTTATATGAAAATGAAGAACGTTATACAGAAGAACTATATGACGGATTAGGCTGGACTGAAGAAGTAAAAACATTCCTACGTTACAATGCCAATAAAGCATTGATGAACCTTGGTATGGATCCACTGTTTGCTGATACAGCGAATGATGTCAACCCAATCGTGATGAACGGTATTTCTACTGGTACAAGTAATCATGATTTCTTCTCACAAGTCGGTAATGGTTATTTATTAGGAACCGTTGAAGCTATGAAAGATGATGATTATCTGATTGGTATGGAATAATTATTACTATAAAAAATAAGTATAAGATAAAACTCAAGTAGTTTTGATCTTAGGCTTATTTTTTTATAGAACAAGTCATTCCCTATACATTTAACAATCATTTCAAGAGGTGCCTTATGACTATATTTTTATATAAATTATTGCTAGGATTTATTGTAGGAAGTCTAATCGCCACATTCTCCTATACTACAAATTTACTCACAAAGTCTGGGGCTTTTGCTGTGATTTTTATTGCTGGTGTCGTTTGTGGATTTGGCCCGTGGTTTACTTGGTTGTTACTGATTTTATTTTTTGGTAGTTCTGGATGTGTACATCTAGCAAAAAAAGTGATGAAGATAGCTAAAATTGACTCTATTGCTGAAAAAGGTCATACTAGAGATGCTTGGCAAGTGCTTGCTAACAGTCTTCCAGCAATTATTTCCTTAGTTCTTTTCTACTATACAGAAAATCAATTATTTATGATTGGTTATGTTAGTGCCATCGCGGGTGCGACAGCCGATACTTTAGGATCTGAGATAGGTATTTTAAGTACACAAGTACCACGTTCGATTATTACACTTAAACCAATTGAACCAGGTCTTTCTGGTGGTGTTTCTATCCTTGGAAGTGTTGCCTCAATCTTCGGAAGCCTATTAATTTCATTTGCATTTTGGCTATTTTTCGGGTGGAATCACTTTTCTCAACTCCCAACAAGCGTCATGATTATTCTGCCATGTATTTGTGGCATTGTTAATTCTATTGTGGATAGTTTATTAGGAGCAACCCTTCAAGCAAAATATCGCTGTGTTATCTGTGAACAACTCACTGAACAAAAAAAACATCATTTACAACCAAGTAAGCTAGTTAACGGTATCTCATGGTTTTCTAATGATTGGGTGAATTTTTTTAGCGGTTCTTTGACGGTCTTATTAAGTTGGGTCATTATTTTTTATATGTACTAATAGTTACAAAAAAGGTATCCTCAAGAAATTCAAGGTTACCTTCTTTTTGTTATGCTCATAAAAAATAGTTTAAATGCTTACCAAACGAAGCTTCGTTATATTTTTATAGATTGATAAATCTTCTATAACTTCTGCATACGTCATTCCTTTAGGTAAATCAATCGTATAAATATTCGTGTAAATTTGTGTATCATCAACTAATACTACATTGAAGTTTACATCTTCGATTTCGATTTTATGTTCTTCAAAATACTGATTGATAAATTCTTTTGTTTCCTGTTTGTGTATATAGCGGATTTCTAATTTTTTTGTAGTAGGTACATGAATCACTTTTCTCACAACAGTCAATGCAACAAAAACACCAATGAAACTAGTGATTGCAATCGCATAATACCCCATACCAATTGCAATACCTAAGCCTGCCACAGCCCAAAGTGAAGCGGCTGTTGTTAAACCTGTTACAGATTGTTTAGTCACAATAATTGTTCCAGCACCTAAAAAACCGATTCCACTCACTACTTGAGCAATCAACCGTGCTTGGTCAGAACGGATCACACCAGTCAATTCAGGATGATTAACAGCATCTTGCAAAGTACTCGCAGCTATTTCAACTTGAATCAGTGCAATGATAGTAGCACCCATACAAACCAAAATATGCGTCCTCATACCAGCAGGCCGGTTTTTATATTGCCGTTCGAATCCAATCACTCCGCCAATCAGCATAGCTAAACATAGTCGAATAATAATCTCAGGAACTGTTAAATTTATATCCATCCTATTCATTCCTCCTACCTATTCTATTTCATTATAGCACTAATTCAAATTGAGGGAGTGAGGATCATTTCCAGAAAAAAAGCGTGACTGAAGAGGTTCCTTCAATCACAGCCTTTCGTTCTTATAATTTACTTGCTGCCGCCTCATCGATGATGACAACAACATCTGAATGATTTTGTAAAGCACTTGCAGGTAAATCAACAGAAACAGGTCCATCGATCATTCCTTTGATCGCATCGGCTTTCGCTTCACCATAAGCCATTAAAATCATTTTTTTACCTTTCATGATTGAACCGATTCCCATTGAAACAGCTCTTGTTGGTACATCTTCTACTTTTTCAAAATTACGTTTATTCGCATTGATTGTAGATTCTGTCAATTCAACGACATGCGTTAAACTATCTAACGGAGTTCCTGGTTCATTAAAACCAATATGTCCATTTTGACCAATACCTAGAATTTGAATATCGATCGGGTTACTATCGATAATGCTTTCGTAGTGCTTGCATTCAGTCGCTAAATCGTCCGCTTTTCCGTTTGGTACGTATGTGTTTTTAAATGGTTTTTTATTGAATAATTGATCATTCATGAAATAACGATAACTTTGATCATCGTCTCCACCTAAGCCAACATATTCATCTAAATTTACAGAAGTCATGTCTGTAAAATCTAAATCACTTGCAGTCATTTCTTTATACAATGTTTCAGGTGTACTTCCTGTCGCAAGCCCCAAAACTTTTGCACCCTTATCCATACCTTCTTTGATTAGTTCAAATGCTTTTTTTCCGCCTTCTTCTGCGTTTGCTACTTTGATAATTTTCATCGAAAATTGCTCCCTTATATCCAGATTTGGTATAGTCCAATTATAACACCCTATAAAACAGATTTCTAGTCTAAAGTAGAGATAAAATAAAAAAAACTTCAATCCTCTTTCGAGAATTGAAGTTTATCAATTAATATCCATCCTAATATTGGCCCTCATCCGCTACATTTTGATCTGTATAGGAATTGGGATCAACATTCGTACCATCTTGACTATAATCATAATTAGTAGCTGCATCAGACGCTCCATCATAAGAACCCGTCTCATTCCCACTAATCTGATTACTGTAATTACTGCTATCTTTTGCCTGCATGTCTTTATTTTCTGGTAACCCTAATTGAGACCGTAATTTTGTTTGCACTTCGTAGAGTTTAGTTGGATCTAAGATTTGGTAATAGATACCACCAATCATTGTACCTTCCCCCTCTAGCTGTAGAGAGTCAATATTTTTAAAGGCTGGCATATACTTCTTCTGAATATCTACCATATTATCCCAAGTTAAATCCGTTCTTACATTATCTTTTACTGCGTCCAAAATTTTTCTGTATTTTGAAATACCATCTAAACTGATGATCTTATTCACAATTTTTTCGACAACTTCTCGCTGTCTTCTTTGACGTCCTATATCGCCTTCTGGATCTTCTTCACGCATCCTTGCATATGCCAATCCAGTCTCACTATCAAGCTTGATATGACCCTTTGGAACTGTAATACCATCTAGTGTAAATTCAAAAGGATTATCAACTTCAATGCCGCCTACAGCGTCAATTAAATCTTTTAAACCTTTCATATTAATCGATACATAGTTATCTATTGGGATATCCAATAAATTCTCTACTGTATCAATCGCCATCTTAGCTCCACCTTTAGCTCCACCAAAAGCATAAGCATGATTCAATTTATCTTCTGTACCATATCCAACAATCTCAGTTAGGATATCTCTATCTAAACTAATCATTGTAGATTTTTTTTCTTTAGGATTAATTGTAACTACCATTGTTGTATCAGAACGACCTTGCTCTGTCCGTCCCAAGTCACCAGTATCAATTCCCATCAGTAAAACTGAAAAAGGTTCTTGCGCATCAATATTTACAGCCGTATCTCTTCTTTTAGAAGTCCGGTCGATCGATTCATACACACCTTTTACTGTACCAGTTGCATCTGAATACATTTTAATCCCATATGCACAGAAACCCGCAACGGAAACAAGAACTAATCCTAAAGCAGTTAATATTACTTTTTTCCATAACTTCATAAGACACTTCCTCATTTTTGCAAGAATAATTCATGAAACCTATTTTCTCACAATTTGAACCATGCCGCAACTTTTTTTGGGAATTGGCATGATATCTTAATGTATTTGTAAAATAATAACAGTTAAGGAAGAGAATTATCAATCTCTCCTAAATATGTCTCGAGTATAAACTTTCTCTTCACAATCACTCAAATCATCTTCGAATCGATTGGAAACAATTATATCAGACAATTTTTTAAATTCTTTAAGATCTCTGATAACATTTGAATGATAGAAAGAATCTTCTTTTAATGTGGGTTCAAATATAATTACATCTATTCCTTTTGCTTTTAATCGTTTCATTATTCCTTGAATTGAAGAATATCTAAAATTATCAGAGTTTGCTTTCATTGTCAGTCTATATATTCCTACAACTTTAGGATTTTTTGCTAAAATCTGATCAGCAATAAAATCTTTTCTTGTTGTGTTTGCTTCTACGATTGCTCCAATAATATTATTGGGGACTTGATCATAATTTGCTCTTAATTGTTTTGTATCTTTTGGAAGACAATAGCCTCCGTAACCAAATGAAGGATTATTATAATGCGTGCCGATTCTAGGATCTAGACCAACGCCTTCAATAATCTGTTTTGCATTTAAATTACGAACTTCAGCATAAGTGTCCAACTCATTAAAATAGGCAACTCTCAAAGCTAAATATGTGTTAGAAAATAACTTGATTGCCTCTGCTTCAGCAGAATTAGTTAATAGAATCTCACTATTTTTTTCGACTGTATTTTCTAAAAACATATTTGCGATTTCTTGAGCTCGCTCTGAGCATTCACCTATTATGATTCTAGACGGATAGAGATTATCGTAGAGAGCTTTTCCTTCACGAAGGAATTCCGGTGAGAATATGATGTTGTTAGTATTGTATTTTTTCTTTAAAGATTCTGTATATCCTACAGGAACAGTTGATTTAATAATAAAACACGCATCAGGTCTGATTTCTAAGCTTTTTTCTATGACAAACTCAACAGTTGTAGTATCGAAATAATTTTTCTTTTCATCATAGTCTGTTGGTGTCGCAATGATTAGAAAGTCCCCAAACTCAACTGCGTTTATGAAGTCTTTTGTAAATTTGAGATTCAAATCAGATCTTTCTAAAAAATGATGGATCTCTGCATCATCCAAAGGAGAGATTTGTTCATTAAGCATATTAATTTTTTCATCATCAATATCATACGCAATCACTTCTTCTCTTTGTGACAATAATAATGCATTTGCTAAACCAACATAACCAAGACCAAAGATTGATATTTTCATTTTAACTCCTCCAATTGGAAACATTTATTATTTTTATAATATACTGTGTTATTAATATAATCGGGTAATAGAGTAACAGAGATACAATGATAGTTATTATAAAAACTATATACCAACTATGTACACCTTTTACTTCTAAAAAATTAATTATCAAATTATGTGTTAACATAAAATATAGACTTTCTTTTCCAAAAAAAGCTAACATATTCAGCGGAAGGCCTTTCTTTTTTTCTAAAAATATTGATATGACAAAAATAAGCTGACATATTGCCACTGGAACTATTATATTTATAATTAATGGTGATGCCACAGCATTTTTCAAATCAATATTCAAGTCTACTAATTTTAAATGAAAGAAAAACATGAATACTAGCAAAATAACTATTGCTAATTTACTAATTATCACTCTCCGTTGCCAATTCTCTTTCATATATACACCTATGGAAAAGAAAACTATAGCTATAGGAATCACGTTAATGTCCATAGGTAAAGTTATATACTGAAAAACGAGCTGAAATGTAAAATAGCATGTAAACAAAAAAGCAATTTTAATAGCCTTTTTGTTTATTTTTTGGTAAAAATAAAATATAATTTCAGTAAAAAAAAGCACTGGGATAAACCAAAAAGCACCTATAATTCCTGTAACTTTCGTACCACTATAAATAAGCTTGAGGAGTTCTTTACATATAAAAGATGCGTCAAATTCCCAAACTAATACTTGAAAAAGTAAAATACATAAAATTCCATATACATAGTATGGGATCCACAATGAAATAATTTTTTTGCGAAAAAAATCTGTAAATTTTTGTTCATATCCCCTTTTGTTCAAAAATCCACTTATTATAAAAAACAACGGAACATGGAACCAAAACAGATACTTCATTTGTGGAAATCCTGAATGACCTAAAATAATAGAAAGTATGCCCACTCCCTTAGCATAATCAATCCACTGAACCCTACTTGACAAGTTATCACCTTTTTCATTATTAATCTTATTATGAAAATAAACAGTCTTCTCATGTACATTTTTAATAACTAGTAAACAAGTATCATTCTTCACACTCATTTCAATTATTATAGATTTCCAAATTCAATCTTCAATCTATTATATTGAATTCTCTTGACTACTGGCTGAATTATAACAACCTCAGCCTCTAAAACAACATTTTTATACTTGCAAGACCCATTCCATATATAGAATAACTTCTTTACTAGTTTTAGCTAAAGAATCTATACTAAAACTATTCAAAATTCCAAAGTTTCGAATTGTTTCTAATTTCAAGAATTTTACTGAACGTTGAAGCCTGCACTAATAATGTAGCCAAAAATAGAAGCAACGTGACGAGACTAGAATATTCATATGGGAATGTATTCATGCAAGCTGCGATAAAAAACAAGATTATACAAATAATTTGCTTAAAGAAACTAATCTTAAAGTTACATTTTCTAGAAAAATATGTTCTAGCAATACAGAAAATTATATAAGAAAACGCCGTAGAGATTGCGGCTCCTACAGTACCAAACTTAGGAACCAAAAGATAATTCAAAATAATATTAGGAATAATCGATAGAATACTAATCCAAATATTATAATAACTTCTACCTGAAAAAACGATTCCTAGAGTAGTAGTTTCACTCAATGTATATAATATAGGCGTCAAAGCCAACAATCCAGCTATATATTGTGCTTCAGCATAGTCATTAGACAATATCAAAACAATATATTTTTTAAAAAACAAGACAAAAAAGAAACCTATAGTCATGATTAAAAGCAACATATCACTTATAAAAGAAAAATGTTTGATATCTTTTTTTTCTTTATCCCACCTATACGCAGTTGGAACCCAAAAGCTAGTAAACGCACTTTGAATAATTTGTAAAATATTTGAAATCTTCAAGGCCGCCGTGTAAATACCTAATTCATAAAAAGTACTATATCCTCTTAAAAAGAATCTACTCGAAGTATTCAAAAGATTACTTAAAGATGCAGCGATTATTAAAGGTATACCAAAAATAAGCATCTTTTTCATTAAGTTACTATCAAATATATCTACATTTATTTTAAAAAGATGTCTATATTTTAAAATCAAAAATATATCTCCAAAAAATTGCCCAAATATCGTTGCATATACGATTGTTAAAAATGTTCTTTTTCCAACCAAAACTAGCACCAATGTAAAAACAAATATTACAATTTTTAAAAATATTGAAAAAATTGAGTATTCTACAGCTTTTTCGGCCATTCTAATTGACAATAAGATAAACCTCTCAATAACTGAAAAGATAATCATTATTCCAAATAGGATACTTATTTGCGTATAATTTGGATTAGAGAAAAATAAGATAGAAAATTGTTTTTTAAATAGAATAGTTATAGTACATAACAAAACAGCAGCTAATACAGGAATTAATAAAGCATTTTGAAAAATTTTAATTTTATTGTCATCTCTGTGATACTCTCTTGTGTATGATTGGTCTATTCCCAAATAAATAATTGATAACAAAAAATATTGAATAACTGAAAACATGCTCGCTTTCCCGAATTCTGCCGGATTTATATAGTAAGTTGTAACAGGGATCGTTAAAAATGAAATCGCAGCTCCCAAAATGGGCCCTAAAGAAAATCCTATTAGTTTGGAAATAAATTTTTTCATAGTCAACCTCCCTTAAATAAATCTTGAATATGTGACTCCCATTTTCCTTTGATTATTTCTGGTGTAAAATCTTTTGACCGTTTTTTAGCTAGATGACTAAGGTCTTTATAAAAAACATCATCGCTTAAAAGCTTTTTGACTGCCTCAGACATTTTAAGAATATCAAAAGACTCTATTACGATACCAAACTCATCGTCACCTATAATTTCTCTAGGACCGGTTGTATCGAATGAAATCACTGGTAATCCAAAGGTCATTGCTTCTACTATAGACAGACCAAATCCTTCCCATCTAGAAGTAGACAGAAAGATTTTTCCGTTTTTATATAGCTCTGCTAATTCATTTTCATTCAATGCTCCTAATAAAATTATCCTATCATTCAAGTCATTCTTAACTATCATCTCTTTTATTATTTTTTCTTGTTTTTTGGTTCCTGAACCAGCAAATTTCACTATTACATCTCTTGGTAATAAGTTAACTAACTCAATTAAAAAATCAATTCCTTTAGATTTAACATCAAATCTTGACACAAAAACAATATCATTTCTATTACTTGAGACACTATTTACTTTTGAATTCATCGTAACACTATTAGAAATGCTTACTGTATTATGGTTGTACCTAGCAAAAGCCCGTCTATCTGCTTCAGTTAGACAAACAACAGAGTCACTGCATATTAATCCTTCTAAATATTTATCTTTAATTTCACTATAATAGTTTTCCAAATATACTTCAGCAGTGCTATGTTGCCAAGCAATTACTTTAATTTCTGGAATGTACTCCTTTATAGACTGACTAAATGTTGTTAGAAATCCACCACTTAAAATTACTAAATCAATTTTTTGTTCTTTGAGATAATTTAGTAATCGTCCATGCCTTCTCTTAAATTCTACTACCGGATTGGCTTTTCCATTAGAAAAGATAGTTTTTCTAAGTACTTTTCTCTTCAATTTAGAAAATAGAGTTAACTCATCTTGGGTTTTATCTATTTTCATTTCTAGTTCATCGATATTAAAAAATGGCTCTTCTGGTCGAAATGAGTAAAATGATACTTTATTTTCTTTAAGAGAAAGTTGTTTACCTAGATTCAAAACAATTTTTTGTTGTCCACCAAGTTTAAAATCAGTATTAACTAAACAGATATTCATTTACTAATTCCTTTCTCATCCGAGAAACTCTTCATTGTCTTTATTATTTAGCAAGATAACTCCAAAAAGTAACAAGAAATTTGTACTCACGTTAAAAACACTTTGCTCCATCAAACCAAAAATCAAAAAAATTAATAGATATATATTCCAATATTTTAGGTAGTAATTATTTAAAGTTTTTGATATTCGATATAAGTACAAACTAAGTAAGCCTATAGAGAATGCACCATAATTTAATAAGTATTTCAAGTAGACATTGTCTAAAACCTTATATTGAAAGCCTACAACTTCTTGGACTGAATAATTTAGACTACTGTATTCAACTTGTTGTCCAAAAAAGGTAAGTCTATAC
This genomic stretch from Enterococcus haemoperoxidus ATCC BAA-382 harbors:
- a CDS encoding DUF92 domain-containing protein, which codes for MTIFLYKLLLGFIVGSLIATFSYTTNLLTKSGAFAVIFIAGVVCGFGPWFTWLLLILFFGSSGCVHLAKKVMKIAKIDSIAEKGHTRDAWQVLANSLPAIISLVLFYYTENQLFMIGYVSAIAGATADTLGSEIGILSTQVPRSIITLKPIEPGLSGGVSILGSVASIFGSLLISFAFWLFFGWNHFSQLPTSVMIILPCICGIVNSIVDSLLGATLQAKYRCVICEQLTEQKKHHLQPSKLVNGISWFSNDWVNFFSGSLTVLLSWVIIFYMY
- a CDS encoding nucleotide sugar dehydrogenase translates to MKISIFGLGYVGLANALLLSQREEVIAYDIDDEKINMLNEQISPLDDAEIHHFLERSDLNLKFTKDFINAVEFGDFLIIATPTDYDEKKNYFDTTTVEFVIEKSLEIRPDACFIIKSTVPVGYTESLKKKYNTNNIIFSPEFLREGKALYDNLYPSRIIIGECSERAQEIANMFLENTVEKNSEILLTNSAEAEAIKLFSNTYLALRVAYFNELDTYAEVRNLNAKQIIEGVGLDPRIGTHYNNPSFGYGGYCLPKDTKQLRANYDQVPNNIIGAIVEANTTRKDFIADQILAKNPKVVGIYRLTMKANSDNFRYSSIQGIMKRLKAKGIDVIIFEPTLKEDSFYHSNVIRDLKEFKKLSDIIVSNRFEDDLSDCEEKVYTRDIFRRD
- the nrdE gene encoding class 1b ribonucleoside-diphosphate reductase subunit alpha — protein: MSLKEIKDVSYFKLNNEINRPVDGQIPLHKDKEALEAFFKENVLPNTRTFNTIEEKINYLIDNDYLETAFIEKYSMAFIEQLYTFLAEQHFEFKSFMAAYKFYSQYALKNNEGTEYLESYEDRVAFNALYFADGNEELALILADEMIHQRYQPATPSFLNAGRKRRGELVSCFLIQVTDDMNSIGRSINSALQLSRIGGGVGITLANLREAGAPIKGYEGAASGVVPVMKLFEDSFSYSNQLGQRQGAGVVYLNVFHPDIEMFLSTKKENADEKVRVKTLSLGVVVPDKFYELARNNEDMYLFSPYSVEREYGVPFSYVDITKEYDNLVANPKIRKRKIKARDLENEISKLQQESGYPYIINIDTANRSNPAYGKIIMSNLCSEILQVQTPSVLNGKQEYETLGTDISCNLGSTNIVNLMDSPDFGKSVRAMTRALTFVTDASDIDVVPSIQNGNRLSHTIGLGAMGLHTFFAKNHMEYGSKDSLDFTNVYFTLLNYWTLVESNNIAKQYNETFHNFEKSDYANGSYFDKYIEGDFTPQSDKVKEIFKDIFVPTSEDWANLRDAVKKDGLYHQNRLAVAPNGSISYINDTSASIHPITRMIEERQEKKIGKIYYPAPHLANDTIPYYTSAYDMDMRKVIDVYATAQQHVDQGMSLTLFMRSEIPEGLYEWKDSPKQTTRDLNILRHYAFHKGVKSIYYVRTFTDDAEEIGSNQCESCVI
- a CDS encoding MgtC/SapB family protein; the encoded protein is MDINLTVPEIIIRLCLAMLIGGVIGFERQYKNRPAGMRTHILVCMGATIIALIQVEIAASTLQDAVNHPELTGVIRSDQARLIAQVVSGIGFLGAGTIIVTKQSVTGLTTAASLWAVAGLGIAIGMGYYAIAITSFIGVFVALTVVRKVIHVPTTKKLEIRYIHKQETKEFINQYFEEHKIEIEDVNFNVVLVDDTQIYTNIYTIDLPKGMTYAEVIEDLSIYKNITKLRLVSI
- a CDS encoding LCP family protein; protein product: MKLWKKVILTALGLVLVSVAGFCAYGIKMYSDATGTVKGVYESIDRTSKRRDTAVNIDAQEPFSVLLMGIDTGDLGRTEQGRSDTTMVVTINPKEKKSTMISLDRDILTEIVGYGTEDKLNHAYAFGGAKGGAKMAIDTVENLLDIPIDNYVSINMKGLKDLIDAVGGIEVDNPFEFTLDGITVPKGHIKLDSETGLAYARMREEDPEGDIGRQRRQREVVEKIVNKIISLDGISKYRKILDAVKDNVRTDLTWDNMVDIQKKYMPAFKNIDSLQLEGEGTMIGGIYYQILDPTKLYEVQTKLRSQLGLPENKDMQAKDSSNYSNQISGNETGSYDGASDAATNYDYSQDGTNVDPNSYTDQNVADEGQY
- a CDS encoding acyltransferase family protein produces the protein MSVKNDTCLLVIKNVHEKTVYFHNKINNEKGDNLSSRVQWIDYAKGVGILSIILGHSGFPQMKYLFWFHVPLFFIISGFLNKRGYEQKFTDFFRKKIISLWIPYYVYGILCILLFQVLVWEFDASFICKELLKLIYSGTKVTGIIGAFWFIPVLFFTEIIFYFYQKINKKAIKIAFLFTCYFTFQLVFQYITLPMDINVIPIAIVFFSIGVYMKENWQRRVIISKLAIVILLVFMFFFHLKLVDLNIDLKNAVASPLIINIIVPVAICQLIFVISIFLEKKKGLPLNMLAFFGKESLYFMLTHNLIINFLEVKGVHSWYIVFIITIIVSLLLYYPIILITQYIIKIINVSNWRS
- the nrdF gene encoding class 1b ribonucleoside-diphosphate reductase subunit beta, producing MATYYEAINWNAIEDVIDKSTWEKLTEQFWLDTRIPLSNDLDDWRTLSDLEKTTVGYVFGGLTLLDTVQSESGMEQLRNDVRTPHEEAVLNNIQFMESVHAKSYSSIFSTLNTKKEIDDIFEWTNTNVYLQTKAEKINEIYKNGTPLEKKVASVFLETFLFYSGFYTPLYYLGNNKLANVAEIIKLIIRDESVHGTYIGYKFQLGFNELTEAEQNDMKDWMYNLLYELYENEERYTEELYDGLGWTEEVKTFLRYNANKALMNLGMDPLFADTANDVNPIVMNGISTGTSNHDFFSQVGNGYLLGTVEAMKDDDYLIGME
- the nagB gene encoding glucosamine-6-phosphate deaminase — translated: MKIIKVANAEEGGKKAFELIKEGMDKGAKVLGLATGSTPETLYKEMTASDLDFTDMTSVNLDEYVGLGGDDDQSYRYFMNDQLFNKKPFKNTYVPNGKADDLATECKHYESIIDSNPIDIQILGIGQNGHIGFNEPGTPLDSLTHVVELTESTINANKRNFEKVEDVPTRAVSMGIGSIMKGKKMILMAYGEAKADAIKGMIDGPVSVDLPASALQNHSDVVVIIDEAAASKL